In Arthrobacter ramosus, one DNA window encodes the following:
- the kynU gene encoding kynureninase has translation MNSTQQTQRPTSAELDAADPLAEQREAFYSPGGGQLTAYLDGNSLGRPLKATSAKLASFVEDAWGSRLIRGWDEQWMDEPITVGDRIGVVTLGAAAGQVTVGDSTSVMLYKLIRAAVDAQPGRDEIVVDRDNFPTDRFIIEGIAAEKGATIKWVASNPASGVRTTDLEGLISERTAVVVLSHVAYRSGFLADAAAITAMVKETGALMLWDLCHSVGSVPLELDAWGVDLAVGCTYKYLNGGPGSPAFAYVNASQQDRLQQPIWGWMGADNPFGMTESYKPAKGIRSFITGTPPVLAMQPLKDMVELIASVGMDAVREKSVKLTEYAVALAEDMLVPLGVEIVSPRNTAERGSHITVDHPLFGEVTQTLWERGVIPDFRPPHGLRIGLSPLSTSYAEVELGVTAIRDALTELL, from the coding sequence ATGAACAGCACGCAGCAAACGCAACGGCCGACGTCGGCAGAACTCGACGCCGCAGATCCCCTCGCCGAGCAGCGTGAGGCCTTTTACTCCCCGGGAGGCGGTCAACTCACCGCTTACCTCGACGGGAACTCGCTCGGCCGTCCGCTCAAGGCGACGTCGGCGAAGCTTGCGTCCTTCGTCGAGGATGCCTGGGGCAGCCGCCTCATCCGCGGCTGGGACGAACAGTGGATGGACGAGCCCATCACGGTGGGCGACCGGATCGGCGTCGTCACCCTGGGCGCCGCCGCCGGCCAGGTCACCGTGGGAGATTCCACGTCCGTGATGCTCTACAAGCTCATCCGGGCAGCGGTTGACGCCCAGCCCGGCCGCGATGAGATTGTTGTGGACCGGGACAATTTCCCCACGGACCGTTTCATCATCGAGGGCATCGCCGCGGAAAAGGGTGCCACAATCAAGTGGGTCGCCTCCAACCCGGCCAGCGGCGTCCGGACCACGGACCTCGAGGGACTGATCAGCGAGCGGACGGCCGTCGTCGTTCTCAGCCACGTGGCTTACCGTTCCGGTTTCCTGGCGGATGCCGCGGCGATCACCGCAATGGTCAAGGAAACCGGCGCGCTCATGCTTTGGGACCTGTGCCATTCCGTAGGCTCGGTTCCCCTCGAGTTGGACGCATGGGGCGTGGACCTCGCAGTGGGTTGCACGTACAAGTACCTCAATGGCGGCCCGGGCTCTCCCGCGTTCGCTTACGTCAACGCTTCGCAGCAGGACCGTCTGCAACAGCCTATTTGGGGCTGGATGGGCGCTGACAACCCCTTCGGCATGACGGAAAGCTACAAGCCGGCAAAGGGGATCCGAAGCTTCATCACCGGCACTCCCCCGGTGTTGGCCATGCAGCCGCTCAAGGACATGGTCGAGCTGATCGCATCAGTGGGCATGGACGCCGTGCGGGAAAAGTCCGTCAAGCTCACTGAGTACGCAGTTGCCTTGGCTGAGGACATGCTGGTCCCCCTGGGCGTCGAGATTGTCAGCCCTCGCAACACCGCGGAGCGTGGCTCGCACATCACGGTGGACCATCCCCTGTTCGGCGAGGTGACCCAGACGCTGTGGGAAAGGGGTGTCATTCCGGATTTCCGTCCGCCGCACGGACTGCGGATCGGCCTCTCGCCGCTCAGCACCAGCTACGCGGAGGTTGAGCTGGGAGTGACCGCCATCCGGGACGCCCTCACCGAACTCCTGTGA
- the kynA gene encoding tryptophan 2,3-dioxygenase, whose protein sequence is MENRTGHSEENIRAQNIRPIEDSVRTDFSQAMSYGGYLDLDRLLTSQHPLSTPEHHDELLFIIQHQTSELWLKLVLHELLEARRLLDADNLAKALKCIARVKAIQRTMTEQWSVLGTLTPREYSEFRRFLGSSSGFQSHQYRAVEFLLGNKNRDMLRVFESDPAAHSQLSTLLEEPTLYDAFLAVLARAGYAVAAEILERDTSEPWTFRKDLVPVFQEIYESEATPWGFYEACEDLVDIEDNFHAWRFRHLRTVQRTIGFKVGTGGSSGVDFLKRALDLTFFPELYAVRTEIGN, encoded by the coding sequence ATGGAAAACCGCACCGGCCACTCCGAAGAGAACATCAGGGCCCAAAACATCAGGCCCATCGAGGATTCGGTCCGCACCGACTTCAGCCAGGCCATGTCCTACGGCGGTTATCTGGACCTTGACCGCCTCCTCACCTCCCAGCACCCGTTGAGCACCCCGGAACACCATGACGAATTGCTGTTCATCATCCAGCACCAGACCAGCGAACTGTGGCTCAAGCTCGTCCTGCATGAACTCCTTGAAGCCCGCCGGCTCCTTGATGCGGACAACCTTGCCAAAGCCCTCAAATGCATCGCACGCGTCAAGGCGATCCAGCGGACCATGACCGAGCAGTGGTCTGTCCTGGGCACCCTCACTCCGCGCGAGTACTCCGAATTCCGGCGCTTCCTGGGCAGCTCGTCAGGCTTCCAGTCCCATCAGTACCGCGCCGTTGAGTTCCTGCTGGGCAACAAGAACCGGGACATGCTCCGGGTTTTCGAGAGCGATCCGGCGGCGCACAGCCAGCTCAGCACGCTCCTGGAGGAGCCGACCCTTTACGACGCCTTCCTCGCGGTGCTGGCCCGGGCCGGTTATGCCGTTGCCGCCGAAATCCTGGAACGTGACACGAGCGAACCGTGGACGTTCCGGAAGGACCTCGTCCCGGTCTTCCAGGAGATCTACGAATCGGAAGCCACGCCCTGGGGTTTCTACGAGGCTTGCGAAGACCTCGTGGACATCGAGGACAACTTCCACGCGTGGCGCTTCCGCCACTTGCGTACGGTGCAACGGACCATCGGATTCAAAGTAGGTACGGGCGGCTCCTCGGGCGTCGACTTCCTCAAGCGGGCCCTTGACCTGACCTTTTTCCCCGAGCTCTACGCCGTCCGCACCGAGATCGGCAACTGA